A stretch of DNA from Pseudomonas sp. HN11:
GCTCACATCCAAACGGGCGTAATGCTGCACCTCGGCGCCTGGTTCGGTCAGGGCATGATTGACGCCAAACGCCATGCCGGCGGTGTCATAGCTGCCGTAGGTGAGCTGCCCTTCGGCCGCCTGTTCCTCGCGTGTGGCCAGCTTGGTCACGTAGTTGAGCGAACCGCCCACCGAACCTGCGCCGTTGATCAGGGAAGAGGGGCCGCCCACCAGCTCCACCCGATCATAGATCCAGGCATCCACCGGCCGGGCCAGGCCGGTCGCGACATTGATCCCGTTGAACATCTGGGTGATCTGGCTGCTGGTAAAGCCCCGGTACGAGACAAACCCGCCAAACCCCGGCGGGGCGCTAGCATTGACGCCCGGCAAAGTGTTGGCTGCGTCGCGGAAGGTCTTGGCGCCGTGGCGCTCGATGTCGTTGCGATTGGCGATGGCCACCGATGCCGGTGTTTCGCGCACACTCAAACCCAACCGCGACGCCACGCCGCTGGACTGGTCCAGGGCCAGGCCGGGCTCGGCGGTTTGTTCGCCATCAATGGTGGTCGGAGCCAGTTCAAGGGCCCAGGCACAGACAGGCAGGCAGCCGAACAGGCCCGCCAACAGGGGTAGATGTTTCATGGTTGCATCCTGAAAAACTTAGCTTGAAAACAATGCGCTGCCGCCCGTATTTCCTTGCGGAAACGGTGGTCAGTGCAGATCAGAAAGCGAAGGAATCAGGCGAAAGCAGGCGGTGCGCGCGGATGAGCGGTTGGCCAGGTGAAGCGGGCAAGGATGTCAGCAGCCAGGACGATAGCTGGCGGGGGAGCATGGGGCTGTGGCAATACCGCCACATTCAGGCTGGAATTCAGCGCCGGGCCCATGCCGCCGGTGGAACACAGCGGGCAACCAAACGCCTTGGACAGCGTCGGCAGATTCTCTTCAGTGGCGTTGGACGGCTTGGGCGCCTGGGTGCGCGGGTCCACCGTACAAAACTGACCACCGAGGCCATTGAGCTGCATCCCGACCATCTGCCCATGACCGATACTGCAGGCGAATACATTGAACAGGACGCTGCAATAGAGCATCCAGGCAATGAGCGAGCGGTCGGCACGGGCGATTTTCATGGGGCGGCACTTTACCACCAGCCGCCGACGAAATGCCTGCAAAAAATCTCCAGGCGACTATCCTCTTTCGCACCTTTTAAGGGAGAGCCAGCCATGAGCTTTGCTGTCGCGCGATGGATTGTCGGCATATTCACCTTGATCAGCATGGTGCATTTGTACTGGGCCGCCGGCGGCAAGCTCGGCTTCCAGGCCGCCATCCCCCAACTGCCCGGCGAATTCGCTCGTGGGCCGAAGCCGGCGTTCAAACCTTCGGCGCTTGCCACGTTTCTGGTGGCGATGGGGCTGGTGGGGATTGCACTGATGGTGTGTTTGCGGGCCGGGCTGTATTTCTCGGCGGTGTCCCATGGAGCCTTGCAGTGGGGGATCAGCGCGATTGCGGTGGTGATGTTTGCCAGGGCGATTGG
This window harbors:
- a CDS encoding DUF3995 domain-containing protein, giving the protein MSFAVARWIVGIFTLISMVHLYWAAGGKLGFQAAIPQLPGEFARGPKPAFKPSALATFLVAMGLVGIALMVCLRAGLYFSAVSHGALQWGISAIAVVMFARAIGDSELVGFFKKVGGSRFARLDTYFYSPLCLVLGVGLLVVAWG
- a CDS encoding DUF2946 domain-containing protein, whose protein sequence is MKIARADRSLIAWMLYCSVLFNVFACSIGHGQMVGMQLNGLGGQFCTVDPRTQAPKPSNATEENLPTLSKAFGCPLCSTGGMGPALNSSLNVAVLPQPHAPPPAIVLAADILARFTWPTAHPRAPPAFA